From the genome of Pseudomonas bubulae:
TTTTCGTTCGACTATATCGTCGAGCTGCTGGGGCGCTTTATCGACTGGCAAGTGTGCGCCCTGTTGCTGTTGCTGTTTGTCGGCTACCTGTTCCTGAACCAGTGGCTGCGCCTGACCACCCTCACCCTGCTGGGCTTTGCCTGGTTGGGCATGGGCAATCTGCAGTGGCTGTTGCCACCTTCCGTGCAACCGCAAATGGCCGGCGCACAGACTGCCACGGGCGTGCCGACCGTCAGCGCAGGCGAGCCCGACGACGCGACGCTCAATGGCTACCTGGAGAAGTTCTATCTCAACGAATCCACGCGCAAGGTCGAGTTCAAGGAACCGGCAGTCAAGCCGCCCCCGTTCGATCTGCTGGTGATCAATATTTGTTCCATGGCCTGGGACGACCTGGATGCCGTGGGCTTGCGTGACAACCCGTTGTTCAGCCAGATGGACGTGATATTCGACAACTTCAACTCGGCCACCGCCTACAGCGGCCCCGCAGCCATTCGCTTGCTGCGCGCCAGTTGCGGCCAGACCTCCCATGCGCAGTTGTACAAACAACCGGCGGATCAGTGCCTGTTGTTCGATGACTTGCGCAAGCTGGGCTTTTCCAATGAGCTGATGCTTAACCACACCGGTGAATTCGACGGTTTCCTGCAGGAAGTGCGTGAACAGGGCCAGTTGCCTCCTCCGGCTCTGGGTGTTGTACCCGCAGGCCTGCCGCGTACCTATGTCGGTTTTGACGGCTCGCCGATCTGGCGCGACCGTGATGTGCTGAGCAAGTGGTGGCAGCACCGCATGACTGAAGACTCACCCAATATGGCGCTGTTCTACAACACCACCAGCCTGCACGACGGTAACCGCCAGGTGCAGTCCGATGGCGGCACCCAGGCCGCTGACTACCGCAGCCGGGCGCAGATCCTTCTCGACGATCTTAATGCCTTCCTTAAAGAGCTGGAAAAAAGTGGCCGTCGCGTCGTGGTAGCCATCGTCCCTGAGCATGGCGCAGCGCTGCACGGTGACCGCATGCAGATAGCCGGCATGCGCGAAATCCCCAGTGACTCCATCACCCATGTACCGGTGGGTATCAAGCTGATCAATATGGGCGACAACGCGCAAACCCAGCCTATCCACGTCAGTGAACCCAGCAGCTACCTGGCCGTGGCAGAAATCATAGCTCGCCTGTACGCCGATCCGGCGCTGAGCAATGGCCAGACCGTGGACTGGTCCAGGCTGCTCACCGATCTGCCGAAAACCGCGAAAGTATCGGAAAACTCAGGGACCGTAGTACTCGACTACAACGGCAAACCTTATGTGCGAATCAAGGAGAACGGCGGATGGCTGCCTTACCCACAGCGGTTCAAATAAGCGCCGATATCCTTTCGCGCAAAGAACGGGCCGATGATATTGCCCGGCTTAAATCCATGATGGAGCTGCATGCCCTGGAATATGTCGATGTGTCGGCACATATGGAGCTGTTGCAGGCCTTTGAGCGCTGGCCGTTGCTGGCCTATCTAGAGGCGCAGTACAAGCAGCCCCCGTTGCTGGCCAAGGACACGGAGCAAACCCCATGATCAGCATGAGTTTGCGTGGCGTGCGGGGTGGCGTGGGCACCAGCTCAACCCTGGCGGCCCTGGGCCATGCGCTGCATGAGCTGGGGCAGAAAGTGCTGCTGGTGGACATGTGCCCGGAGAACTCCCTGGGCCTGCACTTCAATATGGACCTTGCCCCACGTGAAGGCTGGGCGCGGGCGACCCTTGACCGGCAACCCTGGCACGAACACGCCTGGGTGGTAGAGCCAGGCCTGTGCGTGCTGCCCTATGGCCAATTGAAGCCGAGCGAGCTTTTTGCCCTCGATGCCCTGCTGATTGAACAGCCAAAGCTCTGGAGCCAGCGCCAGGCTGCGCTGGCGAACGCGTTTGACTGGATACTCTTCGACCTGCCGCAACGCTTGCCTGGGCATATGACCAACCCGCACTGCGCACTCTCGATGATGGTTACCAACGCCGATGCTGCCTGCCATGTGCTGTTGCAACCGCAGCTGACGCAGACCCCGCTGTTTCTGGTCAATCGCTTCGATGCCGCCAGCCAGTTGCAGCGCGATCTGCTGCTGATCTGGCAACAGCGTTATGCCCATGCACTGGTGCCAGTCAACCTGCATGCCGATGAAGCCATGGCCGAGGCCCTGGCCAGAAGCGAGCCTGCCGGGCGCTATGCGCCCTCCAGCCTGATTGCCCTGGACATTATCAGCCTGGCCAGTTGGTGCCTGCTGCGCGGCAGGAGGCTTGAATGATCAGGCGTTGGTTCCCCTATACACGATTGCGGCGGGAGCAGAACTGCACCCGTTTTACCGCCTTCACCCTGGCGCTGATTCAAGCGCTGGGCTGGATCTTCCTGCGCCTTGAATCACCCCGCTGGCAAGCCTTGCGCGAACAGCACCGGCGCCTGTATCCGCACCTGGCGGACAAGCCCTCGACCATCGGTGACCCGCTACGCTACACGGTGCAAACCCTGTGGCTACTGCTGGTGCGAACGCCCAACCAGGACCAGATCGGCCGGCAACGCTTCCGCCAGCGCACGGCCAGCTTTTTCTCGGCCTTGCTGATGATCGTGCAACGGCCATGGAACCTGCTGTCCAATGCCTTTGCCCGCTTGCCCACCACCCTCAGCCCGCAAGTCACCAAAGGCTCGCACTGGTGGGACAACATTCAATGGCCGCTGCGCAAGGGCCTGTATATCGCCATGGGCGTACTGGCCCTGGCGTTGATTGTGCTGTGCATTACCGAACCGTTCGGTTTCCTTGCGCAACTGGTGTTTGTCGTCTTGCTGTGGATGCTGGCCATGCTGGTCCGGCGCATGCCGGGGCGCTTCCCTACATTATTGCTGATCGTGCTCTCGGTCATCGTGTCGTGCCGTTATCTGTGGTGGCGCTATACCTCGACCCTGAACTGGAACGACACCTTCGATCTGGTCTGCGGCCTGACCTTGCTGGTGGCCGAAACCTATACCTGGCTGATCCTGTTGCTGGGTTATGTGCAAACCTCATGGCCGCTCAATCGCAAACCGGCACAGCTGCCGGCAGACACCGATCAGTGGCCGGTAGTGGATCTGCTGATTCCCACCTACAACGAAGAATTGTCGGTTACCCGTGGCACGGTGTATGCGGCGCTGGGTATCGACTGGCCGAAAGACAAGCTGCGCATCCATTTGCTCGATGACGGTAACCGCCCAAGTTTCAAGACCTTCGCCGAGGAAGTGGGTATCAACTACATCGCCCGCACCGACAACCGTCACGCCAAGGCGGGTAACCTCAACCATGCCCTGAAATTGCTCGACGGCGATCTGGTGGCGATTTTCGACTGCGACCACATGCCTGCCCGCTCCTTCCTGCAATTGACGGTTGGCTGGTTTCTGCGCGATCCGAAACTGGCGCTGGTGCAAACCCCGCACCACTTCCTCTCGCCGGATCCGTTCGAGCGCAACCTGGGTACTTTCCGTAACCGCCCCAACGAAGGCGAGCTGTTCTACGGACTGATCCAGGACGGCAACGACATGTGGAACGCCGCGTTCTTCTGCGGCTCCTGCGCCATACTGCGGCGTACCGCAATTGACTCCATCGGCGGTTTTGCTGTCGAAACCGTGACCGAAGATGCCCATACCGCCTTGCGTCTGCACCGCAATGGCTGGACCTCGGCCTATCTGCGTATTCCGCAGGCGGCGGGGCTGGCGACCGAAAGCCTGTCGGCGCATATCGGCCAGCGCATCCGTTGGGCGCGGGGCATGGTGCAGATTTTCCGCACTGACAACCCGCTGTTGGGCAAGGGCCTGACGATCTTCCAGCGCATCTGCTACACCAACGCCATGATGCACTTTCTGGTGGGGCTGCCGCGGCTGGTGTTCCTCACTGCGCCCCTGGCATTCCTGTTCTTCCACGCTTACATCATCTACGCCCCGGCGGCGATGATCCTGTTGTACGTGCTGCCGCACATGATCCACGCCAGCCTGACCAACTCGCGGATGCAAGGCGCCTACCGCCAGACATTCTGGGGCGAGGTGTATGAAACCGTGCTGGCCTGGTACATCGCACGGCCCACCACGGTGGCCTTGTTCAGCCCGTCACGGGGCAAATTCAACGTCACGGCCAAGGGCGGCATGATGGAGGAAAACCAGTTCGACTGGCAGACCGCCAAGCCCTATCTGATTTTGTCGGTGTTGAACATCCTCGGCCTGGGCTTTGCCGTCTGGCGCCTGTTCTATGGCCCCAGGGATGAAATCTTCACCGTGATCGTCAGCGTCCTGTGGGTGATCTACAACCTGCTGATCATCGGGGCTGCGGTTGCAGTTGCCGCGGAAGTACGCCAGGTGCGCAACACCCACCGGGTACTCGCGCGCTTGCCGGGGGCGGTGAAACTGGCTGACGGGCACAGCTACCCTTGTGAGCTGGTGGACTACTCCGACGGTGGCGTCGGCCTGCAACTGAGCCAGGCTCTGCAATTGCCCGTCGGCACGCCGGTGTCACTGATTCTGCAACGCGGCAACCGCGAGTTTGTATTCACCGGCACCCTGACCCGTTCCAGCGAACGTTTTATTGGTCTCAGCTTTGCCCGGTTACCGGCCGAAGAAAAAATTGCCTTCGTGCAATGCACCTTTGGCCGCGCCGATGCCTGGCTTGATCACAACAGCGGTTTTGAAGCCGACAAGCCGATCCAGAGTCTCAAGGAGATCCTGGCCCTGGGCATCAAGGGTTATTACCGCCTGTATGAATACCTGCCGGCGTGGGTCCGCGTGTTGGCAAAACCTTTCCTGCACATCTTTCAGTGGCTGGGCAGCTTTTTGCCGCGCATGCCCACCTCCACCCCTCTTATTTCCCGGCCAGTGAGCAGATCATGAGTCGTATAACCAAAAAAACCATTTTCGCCAGCCTAGCGCTGATGACCTTCGCCTCACAGCTGATGTCGGCCCCCTGCCTTTGCCGGGGAGCTCACCAGTGGCCGAAACGCTGCCAAAACCTGCATTTGCACAAACCGATCAGGTACTGCCAAGCTGGCCGGTGACCTATACCTTTGAGCAACTGGGGCGCCCCGGTGACTCCCTGCTGCTGGGTATCAACAGCGCCGACCAGGTGGAATTCGGCATGCGCCGGGACCGCATTGCCAGCGACGCCAGCCTGCAGCTGGAATACACGCCCTCGCCTTCGCTGATCCCGACGGTTTCCCATATCCGGGTTTACCTCAACGATGTGCTGATGGGCGTGCTGCCGATCGAGAAGGACCAGTTGGGGCGTAAAACCACGCAAAAGATGGCCCTTGATCCGCGACTGATTTCGGACTTCAACCGCGTACGCCTGGAGTTTGTCGGCCATTACACCGAATTCTGCGAAGACCCGGCCAACAGCACCCTGTGGGTCAATATCAGCCGTGGCAGCAGCATTACCCTGCAGGAACAGGCGCTGAGCCTGCAAAACGATCTGGCGTTTTTCCCGCTGCCGTTTTTCGACCCGCGCAACAGCGGCAAGCTGGAACTGCCGTTTGTCTTCGCGGCCAACCCGACCCTGGGCGAACAGAAAGCCGCCGCGATTCTGGCTTCCTACTTCGGTAGCCAGTCCAACTGGCGCGGGGCCAATTTCCCGGTCGTGTTCGATACCCTGCCAGGCGTGCAAGACAAGGATGCCGTCCAGCCCACCGTGGTGTTTGCCACCAACGATCACCGCCCTGCTTTTATGAGCGATCTGGAGAAATTCCCGGCCGTGACCGCGCCTGTGGTCGAAATGATCAATCACCCGGATGCGCCTTACAGCAAAATCCTGCTGGTCATGGGTCGCAACGAAGAAGACCTGGCTACAGCCGCCAAGGCCCTGGCCCTGGGCGGCAACCTGATGCGCGGTTCCCGTGTGACCATCGACAAGGTCCAGGAACTGCAACCGCGCAAACCCTACGATGCTCCGGCGTGGATGCGTACCGACCGCCCTGTGCGTTTTGCCGAACTGGTCAGTTACCCGCAACAACTGCAAGTCAGCGGGCTGGTGCCACGCGCCATCACCCTGGACGTCAACCTGCCGCCTGACCTGTTTGTCTGGCGCAACCAGGGTATCCCGCTGCGCACCCAGTACCGCTACACCGCGCCGTCGGCCAATGATGATTCGCGCTTGAATATCAGCCTCAATGACCAGTTCCTCACCAGCCTGCCATTGCTGCGCAAAGACACCAGCAACCTCGAAGAACTGCGCCTGTCGGTGCTGTCCAACGACTCAGCCAACGTCAATGACAAACTGATCGTGCCTTCGCTGAAAATTGGCGACCGTAACCGTCTGCGTTTCGACTTCAACTTTGCCAGCACCATGGGCAGTTCACAGAAAGATCGCTGCCAGACCATCCTGCCGGCCAACACCCAGGCAATTATCGATGAGGACTCCACCATCGATATGTCCGGCTACTACCACTACATCAGCATGCCGGACCTCAAGGCCTTTGCCCGCAGTGGTTTCCCGTTCAGCCGCATGGCCGACATGTCCGAATCCATCGTTGTCGTACCCAAAGACACCACACCGACACAAATCAGCACCCTGCTTGAAACCGTGGCCAGCATTTCTGCGCGTTCCGGCTACCCGGCGTTCGGCTTGCGCCTGACCGATGACTGGCAATCCGCCTCCAAGGAAGATGCCGACCTGCTGGTACTGGGACAAATGGCACCAGACCTGCGCGATAACCCGGACTTGAGCGTATTGCTGCAACGCCAGCGTGACATGCTGGTACAGCCACATGGCACCACCGGTATTGATGCCAACATTCGTCTCACGCCGTCGACCGACGCACGCAACGTGCCAGCCAACAAGGTGGAAGTCACAGCGCAGGCCCCGATTGCAGCTATCCTGGGCATGCAGTCCCCGACCCATAACCAGCGCAGTGTCGTGGCAATGTTGGCCAATGACGATGCAGACTACAACTTGTTGCGCGAAGTCCTCGGTGACAGCGGCAAGCTGGACGCAGTAGCGGGCTCCGCGGCACTGATCCGCAGCAGCGGTGTTTACAGCCAACTGGTGGGTGACCAGTACTTTGTTGGCAACCTGCCATGGTACCTGTTGCTGTGGTACCAGCTCTCCGAGCACCCGGTGCTGCTCACCGTGCTGGCCGTGATCAGCGTTCTGCTCAGCGCCTTCCTGCTGTGGCGTGCCTTGAGCTGGGCGGCCAACCGTCGCCTGAACAAGCATGACTAACGCCATGAAGCGACTGGCGGCACTTACCCTGAGCTCGACCCTGGGGCTATTGCCTCAGGTGGCGAGTGCGCAATCCTGTGACTGGCCCGCCTGGGACAGTTACAAGAAGGCCATGATGAGCAGCGACGGGCGCATTATCGATGGCTCGTCGGCGCAAATGATCACCACCTCGGAAGGTCAAAGCTACGGGTTGTTTTTTGCTTTGCTGGGCAACGACAAAAAGAGTTTTGCGAGCATTCTCGAGTGGACCCGCAATAACCTCGCCGGTGGCAGCCTTGAGGCTCATTTGCCAGCCTGGCAATGGGGTCTGGCAAAAAACGGCAAGTGGCAGATCCTGGACAGCAACAATGCCAGCGATGCCGATCTGTGGATCGCCTACAGCCTGCTCGAAGCCGGCCGGCTGTGGCAGTGGCCCGAGTATGTCGCGCTTGGGCAGAACATGCTCTGGCGCAGCGCTGCGCAAAGCCTGCGCAAGCTGCCCGGGCTGGGCCTGATGCTGTTGCCCGGGGATGTGGGTTTTGACAGCCCCAAGGGTTGGCGCCTGAACCCCAGCTATTTGCCACCGCAACTGTTGGCCCGTTTTGCGCGTATATCACCGATCTGGGCCGAACTGGCGAGCAACCAGCAACGCATGCTGATAGAGACTTCGCCCAAAGGCTTTGCCCCGGACTGGCTGCAGTGGAAAGCCGGTGGCGGTTGGGCACCGGACAGCAAGGAGGGTTCGCTGGGGGACTACGATGCCATTCGCGTCTACCTGTGGGTTGGCATGCTGGCCCAGGACGCGGCCGGTCGCCAGCCACTGCAACAACATTTTGCGCCCATGGCCAACCTCACCCAAACCCTGAGCTATGTGCCAGAAAGCGTCAATGCCGTTACCGGCAAATACACCGGCACGGGGCCGGTAGGGTTTTCCGCCGCCATGCTGCCGTTACTGTCCAGCCTGGACTCCCCCGCGCTGGCTGTTCAACAGGAACGGATCAAGCAACAGCCGCCTGCGGCCGATGCCTATTACAACCAGTCACTGCTGCTGTTCGGCCAGGGCTGGGATGAACAACGCTATCGCTTTGACAAGGATGGGCAGCTTTTACCTTCGTGGATCAAAACATGCCAAAAATAACAACGTGGGCGTTCCTGCTCGGTGGGTTGTCCACTGCAGCCATTGCACAGCCGAGCACGGTGCAGGAGCAGCAACAATGGCTGCTGGAGCAGGTTCGGATCGGCGAAGCCATGTACCGCGAAGACCTGGTGCGTGACTCGCTGGCACGGCTGCAATTGATCTCACCCAACAACCCGCAAGCGTTGGTGGCGTCGATACGCCAGGCATTGCTGGAGAAAAACCCGGAGCTGGCCAGGCAGCGTCTGGCCCAGTTGCAAAATGTTGCCCCTGATTCGGCGGCACTGCGTCAGGCCCAGAGCCTGATGAAGCTGCAAGACCCACAAAGCCAGAAAGACCTGCAACAGGCGCGCCTGTTTGCTGCGGCCGGTCGTCCTGAAGAAGCCGTGGCGATTTTCGAGCGACTGTTTGGCAATGCCCCGCCGGATTTTGCCACGGCACTGGAATACCTGCGCATCCGCAGCAATATCCAGGGCCAGCGTGCACAGGTCATCGAGCAACTGCGCAGCCTGGACAAACAGTACCCGGGCAACCCCGGCCTGCGTCAGACCCTGGCCGACCTGTTGTTCCGCGAAGACCGTGCGCCAGAAGCCCTGATCGTCCTGCAGCAACTGGCCAAAGACCCGGTCGCCAGTAATGCTGCGGCTGAGCGTGAATACACCTACCTCAGCACATTGCCGGTGGATCGCACATCGGCACAGGCCTGGCAGGGCTTTATTGCGCGCTATCCAAATTCGCCGCTGATTGGCGAGGCCAATAAAAACCTGCAAAAGCAGCAAAGCCTGCTGAATGACCCGGCATGGACCGCCGGCGCCCAGGGCAAGCAAATGATCGACCAGTCGCGCAGCCCGGCAGCCGCCGAAGGCCTGCTGCGCCGCGCTCTCAAACAATACCCCGACGACCCGACCCTTTACGGTGCCCTGGGCATGGCGCAGTTTCGCCAGGGCCGCTATGCCGAAGCCAACAGCAACTTTGCCACCGCTCGCAGCAAAGAACAGGACACATCCAATATCAGCAAGTGGCAAGACCTGATGGACGCCAGCCGCTACCGCATGCTGCTCAGTCAGGGCGACAAGGCCCTTGAACAAAATAACCCGGCAGCGGCGCGCACGGCCTTTACCCAGGCACGCAAGGCCAAGCCCGGCGATGCCGACCCACTCATAGGCCTGGCCAGCGTGGCCCAGGCCGAGCACGACGATATCCAGGCCGAAGCCTTGCTGTTGCAGGCCCGTCGTCTTGAGCCCGGCAATGGCAGTGCGGTGCGTGGGCTGATGCGTCTGTACAGCGCGCAAGACCCGCAAAAGGCCAAGGCTTTCCTTGATCGCCTGCCGCCGGCCAGCCAGAAGGAATTTGCCAGCCTGCGCCAGAGCATCGAACTTGACGAACTGAACCGTCAGGCCGATGCCGCTACCGAGCGCAAGGACTGGCCGCAAGTGGTCGCCTTGCTCAGCAAAATCCGTAACCTCAGCCCCGATGAGCCTTGGGTCACTTATCGTCTGGCCAACGCCCAGCGCGAAATCAACCAGCCGGGCGCCGCTGATGACAGCTTCAAACAGCTGATGACTCGTCAGGGTCGCAACCCTGAAGCGCTTTATGCCTACGCGTTGTACCTATCAAGTACCGAGCGCGATGCCAGTGCCTTGAGCGTTCTGGAACAACTGCCCAAGACGCAATGGAGCGACTCCATGCGTGAGCTGGATACGCGGCTGCAACGCAATGTACTGGTGGCCCGGGCTGAAAGTCTGCGCGCCGCCGGGCAAGAGCCGCAAGCGATTGCCCTGTTGATGCAGAACTCGGACAACGACGATCTGATGACCATCGCTGGCTGGGCCCAGGAGCGTGGTGACTATGAACAGGCGCAAAACCTCTACAGCCAGGTGCTGAAAAAAGAACCGGGCAACACTGATGCGCGCCTGGGCCAGATCGAAACCCTGATTGCCAGCAAACAGCTGCCTTCGGCTCGTCAGCAACTGACACAGTTTACCCCTGCCCCCGGCACGCCATTGACCCCTTCACAGCAACGTCGGGTAGCCAATGCCTGGGCCGCCGTGGGTGAGCCTGAAAAGGCCCAGGCCATCTATGCCCAATTGTTGCAATCACCGCAGGCTGACCCGCTGATGTATCGCGACGCGGCGCGGCTGATGTCGGCCAGGGAGCCGCAAAAGGCACTGGACTACTATGCCAAAAGCATGGCCGCCGCAGGGCTGATTACCCCTGAGCAAGGCAACCCCCGGGACAATCGCGCCATGACCATGGCCAGTCGTGAAAAGGACGATGACGAGTGGCTGGCCCGTAGCTTGCGCAGTGATGTGGACGAACTCTACCAGCGGCAAAATCCGACAGTTCATCTGTATACCGACTATGGCTGGCGTTCGGACGATGCTTCCGCCGGCACTTCGGACACCGACACCCGAACCACCATCCTGCAACTGGACCTGCCGGTGGCCGATGGCAGCGGTTTTCTGCGCGCAGAACAGTTGAATATGGATGCAGGAAAATTCGATGCCGACCCGGACGGACTCGTGCGCGAGAACTACGGCACCTGTGCTGTGGAGGTCAATCGCAAGGGTACCAATGGCCCTGACTTCTCTGGCTGCGATGACCGCTCGCAATCGGTCAACGGCACGATGATGGCGGCGGGCTGGAAAAACGAGGTGTGGAACATCGATATCGGTCGTACACCGGATAACTTCAAGGTACCCAACTGGCTGGGCGGTGTGGCCTACAGCAGCAAGATCGGCTCACTGGGCTGGACCCTGACCGGTTCACGTCGCCCGCTGAGCAACTCGATCCTGTCCTATGCCGGGGCTACCGATCCCAACACCGGTGTGACCTGGGGCGGCGTCACGTCCAACGGTGTGACCTTGAGCCTGAGCCACGACGAAGGGGGCGTAGACGGTGTATGGGCCAGTTTCGGCCAGCACTGGTTGCGCGGCAAAAACGTCGAAGACAACCACAAGAGCACGGCCATGGCCGGTTATTACTACCGTCTGGTGGAGCGCGCCGACGAACGTTTGCGCACCGGTCTGACACTGATGTATTGGGGGTATGACAAGGACTCGAGTGAATACACTCTCGGCCAGGGCGGTTACTACAGCCCGCAGAAGTACTATTCGATTGGTGTGCCGCTGAACTACGCCTTCCGTACCGCCAACTGGTCGGTGGCATTGGAAAGCTCGGTGAGCTGGTCGTATGCGAAAACCGATGCCAATGACCTTTA
Proteins encoded in this window:
- the bcsC gene encoding cellulose synthase complex outer membrane protein BcsC, with the translated sequence MPKITTWAFLLGGLSTAAIAQPSTVQEQQQWLLEQVRIGEAMYREDLVRDSLARLQLISPNNPQALVASIRQALLEKNPELARQRLAQLQNVAPDSAALRQAQSLMKLQDPQSQKDLQQARLFAAAGRPEEAVAIFERLFGNAPPDFATALEYLRIRSNIQGQRAQVIEQLRSLDKQYPGNPGLRQTLADLLFREDRAPEALIVLQQLAKDPVASNAAAEREYTYLSTLPVDRTSAQAWQGFIARYPNSPLIGEANKNLQKQQSLLNDPAWTAGAQGKQMIDQSRSPAAAEGLLRRALKQYPDDPTLYGALGMAQFRQGRYAEANSNFATARSKEQDTSNISKWQDLMDASRYRMLLSQGDKALEQNNPAAARTAFTQARKAKPGDADPLIGLASVAQAEHDDIQAEALLLQARRLEPGNGSAVRGLMRLYSAQDPQKAKAFLDRLPPASQKEFASLRQSIELDELNRQADAATERKDWPQVVALLSKIRNLSPDEPWVTYRLANAQREINQPGAADDSFKQLMTRQGRNPEALYAYALYLSSTERDASALSVLEQLPKTQWSDSMRELDTRLQRNVLVARAESLRAAGQEPQAIALLMQNSDNDDLMTIAGWAQERGDYEQAQNLYSQVLKKEPGNTDARLGQIETLIASKQLPSARQQLTQFTPAPGTPLTPSQQRRVANAWAAVGEPEKAQAIYAQLLQSPQADPLMYRDAARLMSAREPQKALDYYAKSMAAAGLITPEQGNPRDNRAMTMASREKDDDEWLARSLRSDVDELYQRQNPTVHLYTDYGWRSDDASAGTSDTDTRTTILQLDLPVADGSGFLRAEQLNMDAGKFDADPDGLVRENYGTCAVEVNRKGTNGPDFSGCDDRSQSVNGTMMAAGWKNEVWNIDIGRTPDNFKVPNWLGGVAYSSKIGSLGWTLTGSRRPLSNSILSYAGATDPNTGVTWGGVTSNGVTLSLSHDEGGVDGVWASFGQHWLRGKNVEDNHKSTAMAGYYYRLVERADERLRTGLTLMYWGYDKDSSEYTLGQGGYYSPQKYYSIGVPLNYAFRTANWSVALESSVSWSYAKTDANDLYPLDGLNSKLLQRLDDAGYQLADGLGQTSGGSSTGIGYRVQGLVERRLSDHLVLGGGVLYQHSDDYAPSRAMLYLRYTFDVWQGNLPMPVQPLIPYADFR